The following nucleotide sequence is from Siphonobacter curvatus.
ACCGACGTAACGCCGAGCGGGTTCTTTAGTACCTGCAGGTAATTGGCTAGGATTGGAGGCAATTAATAAGTCAATATTTGCCTGTGAATAGTTGTTTTTAGTAAAGAAAGCATCCAGACGTGGATCTTGGGTATCCCACATAAAATCGACCACAGGTTTAGAGGCCCGAAGCCCTGCAGGGTTCCAGTTTCCTCCACTGGTAAAGGAAGCCGCCGCAACGAATACCCAGCCATCTGCGTTGCTACTCATGAGATCTTCAACGGGCGAGGCGAGCACTTCCTGTACAATTGTTCGCATTTTGGCAGCATCTACTTTAGCCATCCGCATGGCAATTTTGAGGCGTAGTGCATTCGCTGCTTTCACCCATTTTTTTGCGTCGCCACCATAGTACTGATCTAAGTTACCCAGCGTAATTTGAGGAGAGGACGGGGTAGTTTTTAAAACTGAGATCGCTTCCTTTAACTCCTCATCAAGTGTATTGAATAGGGTCTGCTGCGTATCGTATTTGGGAGTTAAGGTTCCACCGTAACGACCCTGAATAGCTTCTGAGTAAGGAATGCTACCGTAAATGTCACTCACGTAAAAAGCATAATAGGCTTTAATAACGCGACCCATGCGAATCAGATGTACGTATCGAGCCTGCTCTTCAGCCGGCATTTTTTCTATCTGCTTTTCTATATCGGTCACTGCATTGCCGACGGTCGTGTATAGGGCACCATAACGATTGGCAAAGTTATCGTAAACCTGAGTAAAGTTCTGACCGTTTCCATTTAAGCCCGTTGAGTACTGCATCCACGGCATGATCCGCTGATAATTGTCATAGAAGGCTTCAAAATCACGGTCATGAACGCCAATGATTGCATTCAGGAGCTGATTAGCAGGCGGCACTTCCGTCAGAGCTTCAGGATCAGTGTTGAAATCAACGAATGATTGATCCTTACAACCCGTCATGAATAACGTAGTTGCCAGTAATATGCCTGAGACGTATTTTTTATAGGGAGTAATCATGTTAGTTATGTCAAGAATAATCTAGTCCTCAAATTATAGTCCTACGTTTACCGATACGCCGATATTACGACTGAAAGGTAATCCACCGTATTCGGCAAACTCGCCTGCCCGGTTACTCAAAAGACCTTGCGGGTTAATACCATCTTTAGCGGTTCGGTACAGGTAGCCCAGGTTACGACCTACAATACTCACCCGCAGCGATTGAACTTTGATTCGATTCAACAATGAAGACGGAACATCGTATCCGATGGAGGCTTCGCGTACAGCAACCCAAGAGTTTTCAAATACGGAATATTCCCGAATACCGGAACCCCAGTTAGAAAGGTTATCATAGTAAGCGTATGCAGGAATTGGTTTAAGATAGCCTTTTTCGACAGCCTCCTGATAAGTCATACCACCTAAATCTACTTGGGTTCCATCAATGGTCGCTTTTACGCCAGCAGCGAGTACGCCTTCGGGAATAATTCCATCATTACGTTGTACGCCTTGATTGTCGGTAAAAGCAATACCGCCGTGTTCGGCATCACGACCAAACAAGCTGTTCTTAAAGCTACCGAAAGCAGAGCCGTACGCATGGGTAGATGACGCCATCACACCCCCAATTTTGGAATCCAGCTGAAGCGTAGCTGAGAAGTTTTTGTACCGGAAGTTATTGACGTTGCTTAATAGGAAGTTCTCCATCATAGTCCCTAACTCTTTCGATCCCTGACCGGCAGCAGTACTACGCAAGTAGGTAAGGTACCCTCCAGTAGTTCCACTGGCAGCACCGATCAATTTACGTCCCTGTGGATCCCGAGCATAAGCGTAAGCAGAAACAATAGTTCCATAGTCACCCCCAGCTTTAGCTACCGAACGGACGTCGTTACCAAAAGCAAGGCTCAACTCATAGGTATCAATACCATCGGCCAGTTCAAGGATTTTATTCCGGTTACGGCTAAAGTTAAACGAAGTCGTCCACTGGAAATTATTGCCTTTGATGGGAGTACCACTCAAAATAAATTCAACCCCACGGTTTAGAATTCGACCCGCATTTACCACTCGCGAAGTAGCTCCTGATTCCTGAGCAACGGGTAGTGTGAAGATTTCATTGGTAGTCAGCTTATTATAAACGGCAACATCCAGACTTAAACGATTGTTGAAAAAGCGTACATCAGCTCCTAATTCCCATTCCCGAGCTAAACGGTTTTTAATATTCCGATTCGGTAAAATGTTATCGCTAAATCCGTACCGCTGAATCTGATATCTTTCACCTTGTGCATTCACACCTGTAAAGATGGAACCGGCTGAATAGAAACCGTCCCGGTTGAGCTTCCAGGGCTCAAAATCACCCCCTGTAAAACCATAACTGGCCCGAAGTTTACCAAATGAAAGCGTACTAGCCAGGCTTTTAAAGCTCTGCGTGAAATCCCAAGATGCTCCCAGGGAAGGATAGAAGTACCCTTTCTCACCCGTTCCATCTGCGTATTTTAGCGTTGATGAAAATTCCTGACGTGCCGTGAAGTTTACAAATAATTGGTCTTTGAATGATACATCGCCGTACGTATAAATAGCATCTTTACGGCTAGATGGCGTCAAACGACGGTTAATGTCGGCTACTACAGGGTCAACGGAGTTAGTTAAGGCAAATTGACCTGGTACCCGAAGGCCACCATTCGTACTGATTCGGTAATCCCGGCCGCCGAGGAAGCGGTTGGTTTCACCCCCTGCTGATAAGTTCAGGTGTACGCTTGAGCTAAGATCACGATTTAAGGTAACTACTCCTTGGATGCGGGATTGATTATTGGCCAGTGAGTATTGCGAGTATTCTCCATTAAAGCCAGCGTTATCTCCCTCGTATTTATTTTCAGTAGCATATAATTCGTTCTGAATGTTCGCCCGTAATAGACCCGTCAGCCATGGCGTAAAATTCATATTCAAATCGATATTACCACGGAAAATACGCTCATTACGACTGGTATTATAGTGGAACGTTTGCCAAAGGAACGGAGAAATGTTATACGGATCAGCGGCGTTGATTTTACGGCCACCCGTTGGAGATTCGTAGTTGTTTACCCAGTAGTCAATATCAAAACTCCGCGGACGACCATACACGAAACGGAATACGGGGTTGAATGTACCGCCCTGACGAATGGGATTTAAGTTATCGTTGATGGTATAATCCGCCGAAACGTCCAGATTGAACAATTTACCTAATTTCTGCGTAGCCCGAACGTTGAAGTTATTCCGCTTCATTTCAGCACCGGCTGGCATGATCGTCGTATTGTACAAATTAGAATACGAAACCCGGAATGAACCCCGATCATTTGCTCCTTCTACGGACAAGTTGTTATTGATAAATTTACCCGTCTGGAAAAAGTCAAGCGGGTTATTGGCTACCCAGGGAACCATACGACCATCCAGGTCACGTACCATACGGCCATCCAATTTCGGACCGAAAGAATACGGCCAGCTACTGCTGTTATTGACAACTTGGTCTACGCCATCTGCTCCTTTAGCAAAATTAGGAGAGATGCCAGCACCGTATTCGTTCTGCACGTCTACGAAACGGTAGGCAGTTTCAAGAGAAGTCGTATGGTTAAAGTTTACACCAAGACCTTTTTGTTGGCGACCTTGTTTAGTCGTGATAATCACCACGCCATTTAAAGCATCCGAACCGTATAAGGCACTGGCCGCAGCCCCTTTTAGAACCGACATAGACTCTACGTTGTCGGCGTTGAAGTTTTTCATAATGTTACCGAAATCCTGAGAGGCTCCCCAAGAATCGGCTCCCGTCGTAGTCGGACGCACTAAGACTCCATCAATTACGAACAAAGGCTGGGTATTCGGGTTAAGCGAAGCATTACCCCGAATCCGGATACGGGAAGAGGACATCGGTCCACCGGAACCCTGATCGATTTGTACCCCGGCCACTTTACCCTGTAAAGCATTCACTAGGTTAGCCGAGTTAGCACGTTCCAGATCCGTACCTTTTACTTCCTGAGCAGCGTAGGAAAGTTTACGAGCTTCCTGCTTTACCCCGAAGCCGGTTACCACAACTTCCGTCAGGGCTTTCGCGTCTTCCTGAAGGGTAATGGTAATTTCAGATTGGTTGGCAATAGACACTTCCTGACGCAAATATCCGATCGCCGAAATGACGAGCGTAGGATTGGCCTGGTTCAGGCTTAGACGGAATTTACCATCTACGTCGGTGGTCGTACCAGTCGTGGTTCCTTTGACTACCACGGAGGCACCCGGAACGGCAGCACCTTTGTCATCTTTGACGGTACCGGTCAAACTTCCTGTCTGAGCCCATGCCGCCAGGCTGGTTGTAAACAGGAAAATGAAGAGTAGTAATTGTTTCATGAACAATGGTTAAAAAATGAATGAAACGTAATTCTGTCCTATGCCATAGATTCTATGGCAATTGGTCTTGCAATGATAATAGATGAAAAGCATTTTAGTACTTTACTTAAATAAATAATTTAAAAACTATTTGTAATATATATATAATAAATATAACATATTAAATATGTAGAGTTTTTTTTACATAAATGGTCTATACTTAAGTAATTAAGTGCTGTCAACTATGTTTGAAGAAGAAGTTCAGGATGCCTCCGTCGTGGTTTATAAGAAGAAGCGACGGCTTCAGCAGGCCCTTTGGTTAATTTACCAGCAAGGGGTTTGTACGCTCTCGCAATTAGCTAAAGGGGTCCATACCAGTGTACCCTCCGTTACTGAATTAGTAGAACAATTAATCCAGGAAAACTGGATTCAAACCGTAGGAACCGTAACGGGTAATAATGGCCGGCGACCTACGGCGTATAGTCTGAACCCTGACTTTCATCGGGTGGTAGTACTTGACATCAATACGCATGGACTTAGTCTGCTGGTTATTGATACCAGACACGAAGTAGTATTCAAGCATGAGGCTCCTGTTCCGCTCGAAAATTCTGAAAGCTATTTAGAGACGCTGAAGTCTTTCGTGATGGAAACGTTTGCCATTATTCCTTTTCCGGAAGGAACGGTAATGGCTATTGGCATCGCAATGCCGGGCCTCATTGATGAACAAACGGGCAAGAATCTAACCTATCCCAAGCTTAACATCACGGGTGTATCATTCAAGGAATGGATTAAACATCAGTTTTCTCTTCCGGTGTTTCTGATTAATGATACGAAGGCTACCGTTCTGGGGGAAAGTCGTTTTGGAAGGGGGCAGGGGAGCCGGCATATGTTTTCACTGAACATCGACTGGGGAGTAGGTCTGGGTATTGTGCTAAACGGAGAAGTATTTCAGGGAGCTTCTGGCTTTGCCGGTGAGCTGGGGCATATCCAAGTGGAAGCGGACGGTCAACGTTGTTACTGTGGAAAAATTGGTTGCCTCGATACCATCACCTCGGCACCTTCGGTTGTGCGTAGAATTCAGAAGCTAATGAAGCAGAACGACGCGTATCCTGAACAGGAAATAGCAGGGTTAACGATTGATCGCGTACTGGAGCTGGCCCACTGGCAGGATCCCTTAGTGAGTCAGGTGATGTACGATACCGGCTTTCAATTGGGCAAAGGGCTGGCTACCGCCATTACCATTCTCAATCCCGAAATAATTATCATCGACGGCATTCTTGCTCAAGCGGGTGAGTTAATTACAAAGCCAATACAAGAAGCCATCGAAA
It contains:
- a CDS encoding ROK family transcriptional regulator; its protein translation is MFEEEVQDASVVVYKKKRRLQQALWLIYQQGVCTLSQLAKGVHTSVPSVTELVEQLIQENWIQTVGTVTGNNGRRPTAYSLNPDFHRVVVLDINTHGLSLLVIDTRHEVVFKHEAPVPLENSESYLETLKSFVMETFAIIPFPEGTVMAIGIAMPGLIDEQTGKNLTYPKLNITGVSFKEWIKHQFSLPVFLINDTKATVLGESRFGRGQGSRHMFSLNIDWGVGLGIVLNGEVFQGASGFAGELGHIQVEADGQRCYCGKIGCLDTITSAPSVVRRIQKLMKQNDAYPEQEIAGLTIDRVLELAHWQDPLVSQVMYDTGFQLGKGLATAITILNPEIIIIDGILAQAGELITKPIQEAIETYCMGAFLDKIRVEVTRLDGNAKWMGTHAYVMENILNLL
- a CDS encoding SusC/RagA family TonB-linked outer membrane protein; the protein is MKQLLLFIFLFTTSLAAWAQTGSLTGTVKDDKGAAVPGASVVVKGTTTGTTTDVDGKFRLSLNQANPTLVISAIGYLRQEVSIANQSEITITLQEDAKALTEVVVTGFGVKQEARKLSYAAQEVKGTDLERANSANLVNALQGKVAGVQIDQGSGGPMSSSRIRIRGNASLNPNTQPLFVIDGVLVRPTTTGADSWGASQDFGNIMKNFNADNVESMSVLKGAAASALYGSDALNGVVIITTKQGRQQKGLGVNFNHTTSLETAYRFVDVQNEYGAGISPNFAKGADGVDQVVNNSSSWPYSFGPKLDGRMVRDLDGRMVPWVANNPLDFFQTGKFINNNLSVEGANDRGSFRVSYSNLYNTTIMPAGAEMKRNNFNVRATQKLGKLFNLDVSADYTINDNLNPIRQGGTFNPVFRFVYGRPRSFDIDYWVNNYESPTGGRKINAADPYNISPFLWQTFHYNTSRNERIFRGNIDLNMNFTPWLTGLLRANIQNELYATENKYEGDNAGFNGEYSQYSLANNQSRIQGVVTLNRDLSSSVHLNLSAGGETNRFLGGRDYRISTNGGLRVPGQFALTNSVDPVVADINRRLTPSSRKDAIYTYGDVSFKDQLFVNFTARQEFSSTLKYADGTGEKGYFYPSLGASWDFTQSFKSLASTLSFGKLRASYGFTGGDFEPWKLNRDGFYSAGSIFTGVNAQGERYQIQRYGFSDNILPNRNIKNRLAREWELGADVRFFNNRLSLDVAVYNKLTTNEIFTLPVAQESGATSRVVNAGRILNRGVEFILSGTPIKGNNFQWTTSFNFSRNRNKILELADGIDTYELSLAFGNDVRSVAKAGGDYGTIVSAYAYARDPQGRKLIGAASGTTGGYLTYLRSTAAGQGSKELGTMMENFLLSNVNNFRYKNFSATLQLDSKIGGVMASSTHAYGSAFGSFKNSLFGRDAEHGGIAFTDNQGVQRNDGIIPEGVLAAGVKATIDGTQVDLGGMTYQEAVEKGYLKPIPAYAYYDNLSNWGSGIREYSVFENSWVAVREASIGYDVPSSLLNRIKVQSLRVSIVGRNLGYLYRTAKDGINPQGLLSNRAGEFAEYGGLPFSRNIGVSVNVGL
- a CDS encoding SusD/RagB family nutrient-binding outer membrane lipoprotein codes for the protein MITPYKKYVSGILLATTLFMTGCKDQSFVDFNTDPEALTEVPPANQLLNAIIGVHDRDFEAFYDNYQRIMPWMQYSTGLNGNGQNFTQVYDNFANRYGALYTTVGNAVTDIEKQIEKMPAEEQARYVHLIRMGRVIKAYYAFYVSDIYGSIPYSEAIQGRYGGTLTPKYDTQQTLFNTLDEELKEAISVLKTTPSSPQITLGNLDQYYGGDAKKWVKAANALRLKIAMRMAKVDAAKMRTIVQEVLASPVEDLMSSNADGWVFVAAASFTSGGNWNPAGLRASKPVVDFMWDTQDPRLDAFFTKNNYSQANIDLLIASNPSQLPAGTKEPARRYVGSFTSPDAAQTQQNVQRFYTPRFVTVNGNRTAVDTLSYIQPRLFQASYSVNGTVGTGRNYFPVITYADFCFMRAELAAQTITAENAKTWYESGVMASLEWYDVLAQNALVTDYTAMTTAEKAAYLAHPKVAFSSAKAMDLIASQEYIHFLRQPSEGWATWKRTGFPNANSTLALPALISNGATLTVPRRAPLGLPAPTEPNYTNRKAAYDEMAKLPGFGTDPQDATGRVWWDRP